GTCTGGAGCTGAGCCAGGACAGCCTGGTAGAGTCGAGGAGCGTCCCCGGCGGCATTTTCAGTTGTCACAAACAGAAAGTGTCCCCTACCGGGGACGCTTTCTCATACTTTCTGTCAGGCGGTCAGGTTTGGTCTGACACACCTGCCGCAGAACACGTTTTTTACCCGTCCGGTGGGACGTGTTCGCCTGTTTGAGAAGATCGTGGGTGAGTACCCCCGTATCGCCAGCAGGCAGGAAAACGGTGGGGCGGTATTTCAGGCCATCGCCTTTGGGTACGTGGTCGCGCAGTACCCGCATCTTGACGTGATCGCAGATAAGGTGCGGACAGGCTCGGCGCGGCAGAGGCGCTTCGGTGATGTTGACGGGTATATGGGCCTCGACCTGGAACTTTCTGTTGAGGTGAAGGACCTGGAGATTACCACTGCCAACCTCGGCAGACAGCTGGGCAGCTTCGTTGAAGCTCTGGAAGGATTGGAAACCATCGCCACCGCGTTCGTACGCGCCATCACCGATGATGCCTGTGCCGATCTTGAGGGCCGGGGCATTCGGGTGCTGACCCAGGATCAGTTGCTGCGCGAGGTAGCAGGCTGGGACTGGCACAAGCAAAACCGTGCTGTCCTGGGATTGCTGCACCAACTGGCGCATGTTGAGCAAACCACCCACGGTGTGCAGCGCCTCCTATCCTTCATCGCGCAGCATGATGACCAATACGACGCGCTGGCCTACTCCACCCCCGACGCGGACGAGGCCACAGGGGTCAGTCCGCAGCCTGAAGGGGGTTGGGCTGCTCCTCGTCAGGAAGCGCCAGGAAGTCCCTTGCCTGCACAGCAGCCAGAGCCGGAATAGCCTGCACAGCCACTCCGTAGAAGTGCTCATCAAGCTCGACGCCCACAGCATCGAAGCCCTGTGAATGCGCCGCCGCGACTGTTGCCCCCGACCCCATGAAGGGGTCAAGGATGACTCCGTGGCCCATCGGCAGCAACAGGCGGGCGAGCGGTCGGAGCAATGACTGCGGCTTGATGGTGGGATGGTCGGCTATGTCCCGCTCGGCCTTCGGGGTCTTCTCCGACTGAAGTACGTCCACAAAAGGCTTTTCCCGGTTGATCCGCCGCAGCGCTCCTGTTCCCCAACGTGCCAGATTGTCAGACACTCGCAGCTTCCCCGCCAGCGGCTTTCTGAACAGCAGCCACGGCTCGTGAGCACCACGCAGCGTGACCGCGACATCGGGGTACTGCTCCTCAGCGCCCTTCGGACGGTCACCGCCCCGAAAAGGGCGGTACAGGCGGAGGATTTGTCCCCGGTACTCGAAGCCAGCATCTTCCAGCGCAGTCTGGACACGTGACGACAGCAAGACGTTGGTCGCCACGAGGACATGCGACCCAGGGACAAGGGT
Above is a genomic segment from Deinococcus sp. YIM 134068 containing:
- a CDS encoding DNA methyltransferase; the encoded protein is MTYTTHLANCFEWLAAQPEHSFHAVLTDPPYSVVDFSPTEIEKMRHGVGGIWRIPMEIGGSVRRPQPRFTVLTTEQKRQVYQYFRDWGQVLNPTLVPGSHVLVATNVLLSSRVQTALEDAGFEYRGQILRLYRPFRGGDRPKGAEEQYPDVAVTLRGAHEPWLLFRKPLAGKLRVSDNLARWGTGALRRINREKPFVDVLQSEKTPKAERDIADHPTIKPQSLLRPLARLLLPMGHGVILDPFMGSGATVAAAHSQGFDAVGVELDEHFYGVAVQAIPALAAVQARDFLALPDEEQPNPLQAAD